ACGCGTCGCCGATCGACTTGATGATGCGTCCACCGAACGCCTTGAACAGCGGCGCGAGCAACGCCTCATGCACCTGGAGCAGCCGCTGGTTCTCCTCCAGCGTCTGCCGACTGGTGCGTTCGGTGAAGCCCTTGATGTCGGTGAAGACGATGGCGAGGTTGGCGGTCTTCAAAGCGGGGGCAGTGTATGCAGCGCGTCGCGCGAAGCAATCGCCACGGACCGCGCTCCGCCGTCCGATGTCAGCGCTTCGAAGGTTTGAGGGCCCGCATGTTGCGCTTCGCTGGCGCCGTCAGCTGCGCCCTCACCTTCGCTGCGAGCTGGGGCCTGTCCGTCCGCTCGTAGAACGCCGCCAGGGTCCTGAGGACACCCGGGTTCTCCGGCTGGGCGTCGCGCGCGGCCAGGAACTCCCGCTCCGCGTCCAGCGTGCGGCCCTGCTTCTCCAGCACCGCCGCCAGCTGCATGCGCACCTGCACCCACGCGGGCCGGGACTTGGACAGGGGGCGGTAGTGCAGCTCCGCCTTGAGCCAGTCCCCCACCTGTGCCCAGAGGCCCGCGAGCCGGAAGCGCGCGTCGTCATAGGACGGGCGCAGGGACACGGCCTTCTCATAGGCGCGGATGGCGTCGAAGGTGGCGCCCTGCTCTTCCAGCAGCTGCCCCCGGAGGAAGTACACGCGGGGGTTGTCCGGGGCCTCGCGCAGGGCGGCGTCCAGGTGGCTGCTCGCGCGCTCCAGCTCCGGGGCGCTGCCTCCCTTGAGGAGCAGCCGCGCGGCCTCCAGCCGGGGCAACTCCCAGCGGGGCTGGTTAGTAATCAGCCGCTCCAGGGCGACGAGGGCTCCCGCGTCGTTGCCCGCGGTCTCCAGCGCCAGCGCATCCGCCAGCGGACTGGGGGCAGGGGTGGCTTGCGCCGTCAGGACCGGAGAGGCCGGTGCGTCGGACGCGCCCGCAAGCAGCGCCGCCACGAGAACCCACATCATGGTTGGCAGATAGCAGGTCCCGGTGGGCCACCTCAATACTTCCCCTTGACGGACACCCGGCCTCGCATGAAACCCATGACCGTGCAGATTTCCCAAAGGACGTTGGAAGACCTTGGTTTCCCGGAAGTGCTCCGCGCGCTGACGCAGCGCTGTCGCACCGAGCCAGGGAGGGAGCGGGTGCTATCCCGTCCATTCCTGGACACCGAGGCCGAAGTGACGGAGGCGCTCGCGCTCGTCGACGAGGCCCGCTTCCTCTCCCAGCAGCAGTTCTCCCTGCCCCTGGGCGGCGTGACAGACCTGCGCACCGCGGTGGGCCACGCCGAGAAGGGCGGCGTGCTGGAGCCCCGCCAGCTCATCGACGCGGCCCAGCTCCTCTTCGCCTTCGCCCGCACCCGTGAGGCCCTGGATGAGCGCAAGGAGCGCGTCCCCCGCCTGGTGGAGATCTCCAAGCGCCTGCCCTTCCTGGAGGCCATGGCGCGCCGGTTGGATCAGTGTTTCGAACCGGACGGAACCATCTCCGACCGCGCCAGCCCGGAGCTGAAGGAAGCGCGGGACCGCGCGCGCGGCCTGCACCGGCGGATCAAATCGCGCCTGGACGAGATGCTCCACGACCTGACGTTCACCGCCAAGCTGCGCGAGAACTACTACACGCTGCGCAACGGGCGGTACGTGGTGCCGGTGGTGTCGAACTACCGCGCGGAGGTGGACGGCATCGTCCACAACGCCAGCCAGACGGGGCAGACGCTCTTCATGGAGCCCCAGGCGATGGTGGGCCTGGGCAACGACCTGGCCATCGCGCAGTCGGAGGTCGCGGAGGAGGAGCTGAAGGTCCTCCAGGAGCTGAGCCGGCTCGTGGGCCGCGAGTCCTCGCGCATGCTGGAGGGCCTGGAGGCGGTGGCGGAGCTGGACGAGGTGGAGGCCATCGCCACCCTGTCGTCGGACCTGGACGCCACGACGCCGACCTTCGAGGGCGTGAAGGAGCTGCAGCTGCGCTCGCTGCGCCACCCGCGCCTGGTGCTCAAGGGCACGGAGGTGGTGTCCAACGACGTGACGCTCACCGAGAGCGCCCGGGCGCTGGTGGTGTCCGGCCCCAACGCGGGCGGCAAGACGGTGACGCTGACGGGCGTGGGGTTGTGCGCGCTGATGGTGCGCGCGGGCCTGCCCATCCCGGTGGGCGAAGGGTCGCGGATGCCGCTGTACCGCTCCGTGCACTCCACCGTGGGTGACACGCAGGACCTGTCGCAGGGCCTGTCGTCGTTCAGCGGCCACGTCACCCTGCTGCGGGACATCCTGGCGGCGGTGGCGACGGACTCGCTGGTGCTCATCGACGAGATCGCCTCGGACACGGATCCGCGCGAGGGCGCGGCCATCGCCATCGCGGTGCTGGAGGAGCTGCTGGGCAAGGGCGCGTACGTCCTGGTGACGACGCACCTGGAGGAGCTCAAGGCGCTGGCGCACATGGATCCGCGCTTCCTCAACGCGCGCGTGGGCTTCGACGCCAAGCGGATGGCGCCTACGTTCCGGCTGCAGATGGGCGCGTCCGGCCAGTCGTCCGCCATCGACGTGGCGGCGCGGGTGGGCCTGCCTGCTTCGGTGTGCGAGCGCGCACGAGAGCTGTCGCTCAACGCGGGCGGCCCGCTCAGCAAGGCGCTGGCGGCGGCGGAGGACGAGCGGCGCAAGCTCTCCGAGGAGCTGGAGAACGCGCGCATCGCGGCGAAGGAGGCGGAGGCGCTCCGCGCGGACCTGGAGAAGCAGAAGGTCGCCTTCGAGCGCGAGCGCAAGGGCCGGATGATGCAGTTCAACGAGGACGTGCACGCGGCCAGCGAGCACGCCGCCCAGGAGGTCCGCGACCTGTTGGCGAAGCTGCGCTCGGAGCAGAACGAGAAGGCGCTCTCCGAGGCGCGGATGCAGTTGCAGCAGCGCGCGGACGAGGCGCTGAAGCGCGCGGCGGCGGCCAAGGCGGAGCTGTTCCAGGTGGAGGCCCCGGGGCCCGCGAACCTCAAGGTGGGCGCGTGGGTGCACCACTCCGGCCTGGGCCGGGACGTGGAGATCCTGGAGCTGACGGAAGGTCAGGCGGTGGTGTCCGCGGGCGGCGCGCTGAAGATGCGGGTGCCCACGACGGAGCTGTCCGGCTCCCGGAGCAAGAAGCCGCAGCAGGCGAAGTT
The sequence above is drawn from the Corallococcus sp. NCRR genome and encodes:
- a CDS encoding tetratricopeptide repeat protein; translated protein: MMWVLVAALLAGASDAPASPVLTAQATPAPSPLADALALETAGNDAGALVALERLITNQPRWELPRLEAARLLLKGGSAPELERASSHLDAALREAPDNPRVYFLRGQLLEEQGATFDAIRAYEKAVSLRPSYDDARFRLAGLWAQVGDWLKAELHYRPLSKSRPAWVQVRMQLAAVLEKQGRTLDAEREFLAARDAQPENPGVLRTLAAFYERTDRPQLAAKVRAQLTAPAKRNMRALKPSKR
- a CDS encoding endonuclease MutS2; protein product: MTVQISQRTLEDLGFPEVLRALTQRCRTEPGRERVLSRPFLDTEAEVTEALALVDEARFLSQQQFSLPLGGVTDLRTAVGHAEKGGVLEPRQLIDAAQLLFAFARTREALDERKERVPRLVEISKRLPFLEAMARRLDQCFEPDGTISDRASPELKEARDRARGLHRRIKSRLDEMLHDLTFTAKLRENYYTLRNGRYVVPVVSNYRAEVDGIVHNASQTGQTLFMEPQAMVGLGNDLAIAQSEVAEEELKVLQELSRLVGRESSRMLEGLEAVAELDEVEAIATLSSDLDATTPTFEGVKELQLRSLRHPRLVLKGTEVVSNDVTLTESARALVVSGPNAGGKTVTLTGVGLCALMVRAGLPIPVGEGSRMPLYRSVHSTVGDTQDLSQGLSSFSGHVTLLRDILAAVATDSLVLIDEIASDTDPREGAAIAIAVLEELLGKGAYVLVTTHLEELKALAHMDPRFLNARVGFDAKRMAPTFRLQMGASGQSSAIDVAARVGLPASVCERARELSLNAGGPLSKALAAAEDERRKLSEELENARIAAKEAEALRADLEKQKVAFERERKGRMMQFNEDVHAASEHAAQEVRDLLAKLRSEQNEKALSEARMQLQQRADEALKRAAAAKAELFQVEAPGPANLKVGAWVHHSGLGRDVEILELTEGQAVVSAGGALKMRVPTTELSGSRSKKPQQAKFPDQKKGEAALKRAASAAPSQVDATNFRCDVRGMRADDALAELETFLDQGLRKGEEAALIIHGHGTGALKQAIRDHLAASPYIRMFRPGESHEGGDGVTVVSLRG